A single Crateriforma conspicua DNA region contains:
- the ptsP gene encoding phosphoenolpyruvate--protein phosphotransferase, whose translation MVELQGIPVAPGVAIGPALVLNAEGYSIPRCHIAASDAAAEQMRLRVAIEEVSKQIEANRMQTAAVAGEETGDIFSAQLQMLHDPRLNAELTKRIAFQRHSAAYAVSRVLHNYATALRRLDNPLLAERAQDVLDIERQLLTELGAATRRPLEDLSESAIVLCHMLTPSETASLDRQHVLGFCTETGGPGGHTAIVAKGLELPAVVGIGPFLDKISDQTLVIVDGDHGRLIVDPDEETVARYRRRNEERRDLAQRLSELRSLPAETSDGVRIRLSANIEFPHEAASCLERGADGIGLYRTEFLYLSSAEEPSEEDHYEAYSQVIREMDGRPVVIRTLDLGADKMGRHPQVDRENNPFLGLRSIRLSLRHLDLFRPQLRAILRAAVHGDVRVMFPLITTLAELRQAKMLLSTVAEDLAVSGVPFRSDIPIGMMVEVPAAVLMLDRFVREVDFLSIGTNDLAQYTLAVDRSNEYVAELYQSTDPSVLSLIRRSVEIANANDTPLAVCGEMSSNPARALLLLGLGIRNLSVPPSSLPRVKKAIRSVSIEECQAIAERVMTFEAARDVDLYLIGRLRELVPELVVS comes from the coding sequence ATGGTCGAGCTGCAAGGAATTCCCGTTGCGCCGGGTGTTGCCATCGGACCAGCCTTGGTGCTGAACGCCGAAGGATACAGCATCCCGCGTTGTCATATCGCGGCCAGCGACGCGGCTGCCGAACAGATGCGGCTGCGCGTGGCCATTGAAGAGGTTTCGAAACAAATCGAAGCCAATCGAATGCAGACTGCTGCCGTTGCGGGTGAAGAAACCGGTGACATCTTTTCGGCCCAACTGCAGATGCTGCATGATCCGCGGCTGAACGCTGAACTGACCAAGCGGATCGCTTTCCAACGTCACAGTGCCGCCTATGCGGTCAGTCGCGTGCTGCACAATTACGCGACCGCACTGCGACGGCTGGACAATCCGCTGTTGGCCGAACGAGCGCAAGATGTGCTGGACATCGAACGTCAACTGTTGACCGAACTCGGTGCGGCAACGCGTCGGCCGCTGGAAGACCTGAGCGAATCGGCCATCGTGTTGTGCCACATGCTGACGCCCAGCGAAACGGCCAGCCTGGATCGTCAACACGTGTTGGGTTTCTGTACCGAAACCGGTGGCCCCGGCGGGCACACGGCGATCGTGGCCAAGGGATTGGAATTGCCCGCGGTGGTCGGCATCGGACCTTTCTTGGACAAGATCAGCGACCAAACCTTGGTGATCGTCGACGGCGACCATGGCCGGTTGATCGTCGATCCCGACGAAGAAACCGTCGCTCGTTATCGCCGCCGCAACGAAGAACGTCGGGACTTGGCCCAGCGTTTGTCGGAACTGCGGTCGCTGCCGGCCGAAACGTCCGACGGCGTCCGAATCCGCTTGAGTGCGAACATTGAATTTCCGCACGAGGCCGCGTCGTGTTTGGAACGCGGGGCCGATGGCATCGGTTTGTACCGGACCGAGTTCCTGTATCTATCCAGTGCCGAAGAACCCAGCGAAGAGGATCACTACGAGGCGTACAGCCAAGTGATCCGCGAAATGGATGGCCGTCCGGTCGTCATTCGCACTTTGGATTTGGGGGCCGATAAAATGGGGCGGCACCCGCAAGTGGATCGTGAAAACAATCCCTTCCTGGGGCTCCGCAGCATCCGTTTGTCGCTGCGTCACCTGGACCTGTTTCGCCCCCAATTGCGGGCGATTCTTCGTGCCGCGGTCCACGGCGATGTCCGCGTGATGTTCCCCTTGATCACGACTTTGGCAGAACTGCGGCAAGCCAAAATGCTGCTCAGTACGGTCGCCGAAGACTTGGCCGTTTCCGGCGTCCCGTTCCGCAGCGACATTCCAATCGGCATGATGGTCGAAGTGCCCGCGGCCGTTTTGATGCTGGATCGGTTTGTCCGCGAAGTCGACTTTCTTAGCATCGGGACCAACGACCTGGCACAGTACACGTTGGCCGTCGATCGCAGCAACGAATACGTGGCTGAACTGTATCAGTCGACCGATCCGTCGGTGTTGTCGCTGATTCGCCGCAGCGTCGAAATCGCCAACGCCAACGACACCCCGTTGGCCGTGTGCGGTGAAATGAGCAGCAACCCTGCGCGGGCGTTGCTGTTGCTGGGACTGGGTATCCGAAACCTGAGCGTCCCGCCGTCGTCGTTGCCGCGGGTCAAAAAGGCGATCCGCAGCGTGTCGATCGAAGAATGCCAGGCGATCGCCGAACGCGTGATGACGTTCGAAGCGGCGCGGGACGTCGATCTGTATTTGATCGGCCGTTTGCGTGAACTCGTTCCGGAATTGGTGGTCAGTTGA
- a CDS encoding HPr family phosphocarrier protein — MSTSPLERTVTVVNPQGLHARPADMIVRAANKYTCNILIGKSGELVDCKSILSLLTLGATQGTELSISAQGDDADAAIQEISALFENGFEEMKQLQDAEHPAEP, encoded by the coding sequence ATGAGTACCAGCCCTTTGGAGCGGACCGTCACCGTCGTCAATCCGCAAGGTTTGCACGCTCGTCCGGCCGACATGATTGTTCGTGCGGCCAACAAGTACACGTGCAACATCTTGATCGGCAAGTCGGGTGAATTGGTGGACTGTAAAAGCATCTTGTCGCTGTTGACCCTGGGCGCCACCCAGGGCACCGAGTTGTCGATTTCGGCACAAGGCGACGATGCCGATGCGGCGATCCAAGAGATCAGTGCCCTGTTCGAAAACGGCTTCGAAGAAATGAAGCAGTTGCAGGACGCTGAACATCCCGCCGAACCTTGA
- a CDS encoding PTS sugar transporter subunit IIA: MKFSDFIKTSAIRAELASETKQTVIEELVQSLQEAGEIDADQRDDIIAAIMKREELGSTGIGRGVAVPHTKHPSVQKLVGTVGVSPGGVDFDSLDGEPVQLFFLLISPPERPGDHLRALENISRQLRDETFCRFLKQSKTAEDIQQLLQEADDNQFAAG, encoded by the coding sequence ATGAAGTTCTCTGACTTTATCAAGACATCCGCGATCCGCGCGGAGTTGGCCAGCGAAACCAAGCAAACCGTCATCGAGGAATTGGTTCAATCGCTGCAAGAGGCCGGCGAAATCGACGCCGACCAACGCGACGACATCATCGCCGCGATCATGAAACGCGAAGAATTGGGCAGCACCGGCATCGGCCGTGGCGTTGCCGTCCCGCACACCAAACACCCCAGCGTGCAAAAGCTGGTCGGAACCGTCGGCGTCAGCCCCGGCGGTGTCGATTTTGATTCACTGGACGGCGAACCCGTTCAACTTTTCTTTTTGCTGATCAGCCCGCCCGAACGCCCCGGCGATCACTTGCGTGCCTTGGAGAACATCTCTCGGCAATTGCGTGACGAAACCTTCTGTCGTTTCCTGAAGCAAAGCAAGACTGCCGAAGACATCCAGCAACTGCTGCAAGAAGCAGACGACAATCAATTTGCCGCAGGCTAA
- the hpf gene encoding ribosome hibernation-promoting factor, HPF/YfiA family, translating to MQISVSARHGSLQPGDQELIEEKAGRLRRLYDRVSAIEVTVELVNLDKPAVEIRASVEQADDCVATAEASNVLAALDLVIPKVEQQLRKLKDKRTGHRATGHKHIENPSTAAED from the coding sequence ATGCAAATCAGCGTATCGGCACGTCACGGGAGTCTTCAGCCGGGCGATCAGGAATTGATCGAAGAAAAGGCCGGCCGCCTGCGTCGACTTTACGACCGTGTCAGCGCGATCGAGGTGACCGTCGAACTGGTCAACCTGGACAAGCCCGCTGTCGAAATCCGTGCCTCGGTCGAACAAGCTGACGACTGCGTGGCAACCGCCGAAGCCAGCAACGTCTTGGCGGCATTGGATTTGGTGATCCCCAAGGTGGAACAGCAGCTGAGGAAACTGAAAGACAAACGCACCGGTCATCGAGCCACCGGACACAAACACATCGAAAACCCTTCCACCGCAGCGGAAGACTGA
- a CDS encoding agmatine deiminase family protein yields the protein MQLPWRMPAEWHPASAIWLAWPHKTDTWPGHFENVPPFFARLAVEIARTHPVWIVADKSLVPSATELIRRQFDGDPSSGTQALMEIRFLETPTDDCWIRDYGPVFTLPHLLLPETSGELLPATSGEVSAATPSGDARDAAVPLSAVHFRFNAWGGKYQHFQRDAAAGPRIADHVSARLIESPLCAEGGALETDGNGRLLVCETTLVGPTRNPGMSKEAIAEELYRTLGVTEIVWLGESDPSDSGSNEIGHKESSGEDANAPPISGDDTDGHIDQLARFLDPYTVVVATADHRHGPSQLSLQKIRRQLITWGRQTEPAVTVIDLPMPAPRFIDGQAVPQSYCNFLRLGPDRILMPTFRDREADAGALDILRGALPTCQIDPVDCFDLAWGLGALHCASLHQPAVTITG from the coding sequence GTGCAGCTGCCCTGGCGCATGCCCGCCGAATGGCACCCCGCGTCAGCGATCTGGCTGGCGTGGCCACACAAAACGGACACTTGGCCGGGCCACTTTGAAAACGTTCCGCCATTCTTTGCCCGCTTGGCCGTCGAAATCGCTCGCACCCACCCGGTGTGGATCGTCGCTGACAAGTCGTTGGTGCCCTCCGCCACTGAATTGATCCGCCGTCAATTCGATGGGGATCCGTCGTCGGGAACTCAGGCGTTGATGGAGATCCGGTTTCTGGAAACGCCCACCGACGATTGCTGGATTCGCGACTACGGCCCGGTCTTTACCTTGCCGCACCTTCTTTTACCCGAGACATCGGGCGAACTTTTGCCCGCGACATCGGGCGAAGTCTCGGCCGCGACACCAAGCGGCGACGCTCGTGATGCTGCGGTCCCGCTTTCCGCCGTCCATTTTCGGTTCAACGCGTGGGGTGGAAAGTACCAGCACTTTCAACGCGACGCCGCCGCCGGTCCTCGCATCGCCGACCATGTGTCGGCTCGCTTGATCGAATCGCCGTTGTGCGCCGAAGGCGGCGCGCTGGAAACCGATGGCAACGGTCGCTTGTTGGTGTGCGAAACCACTCTGGTCGGACCGACGCGTAACCCAGGCATGTCCAAGGAAGCGATCGCCGAAGAACTCTATCGCACCCTCGGCGTGACCGAGATCGTGTGGCTGGGCGAATCTGATCCCAGTGATTCTGGATCAAACGAAATCGGCCACAAAGAATCTTCGGGCGAAGACGCAAACGCTCCCCCGATTTCCGGTGACGATACCGATGGTCATATTGACCAACTGGCTCGCTTCTTGGATCCCTACACGGTGGTTGTCGCGACGGCCGACCATCGACATGGCCCCAGTCAGTTGTCGCTGCAAAAGATCCGCCGGCAATTGATCACTTGGGGGCGTCAAACCGAACCCGCCGTGACGGTGATCGATCTACCGATGCCCGCCCCTCGTTTCATCGACGGGCAAGCGGTGCCTCAAAGTTACTGCAACTTTCTGCGACTCGGCCCCGATCGGATCTTGATGCCGACGTTCCGTGACCGCGAAGCTGACGCTGGTGCGCTGGACATTCTGCGCGGCGCTTTGCCGACATGCCAAATCGATCCGGTGGACTGCTTTGACCTGGCTTGGGGTTTGGGTGCACTGCACTGTGCATCGCTTCATCAACCGGCCGTAACAATCACGGGCTGA
- a CDS encoding argonaute/piwi family protein: MSKSAISASGELVIPRVTCIFHDEPAIRFGCEREHVSPQAGLSLYGPRFVEDDHQHPSTVRVGFIGSGKSIGLAEQWISDCADGVAGDGVNLDFPGYKEDRGFYSRLSMSTKWREKITANEIAAISSLKFRRDRFEQALRLISEKAHYLSELDSEPQVLVLALPDDLLAHCKTVEYKDPDAGRVHRDFRRALKAELMRYRIPTQILLQHTTEATPVSRNVDHKSRCAWNFFTGMHYKVGAAPWGPIMDSAGSLFIGISFFKALGTQQGTIRTSVAQAFDERGEGIVLRGKSFEWDESANGRSPHLNEDQAKQLIDDAVKRYSRETGHSPKRIVIHKSSEYWPGELLGFRRALESVREHDLVSFRYNDRIRLLRQASYPVLRGTQFTVGSRTFLYTTGYIPSLRRFPHGHVPSPLEISEHHGDSSMEEICREIMSLTKLNWNSSFFASTEPITLKFSRSVGGVMKEMLDGFEPRPQFKYYI; encoded by the coding sequence ATGAGTAAATCAGCAATCTCGGCGAGTGGCGAGCTTGTTATCCCTCGCGTCACTTGCATTTTTCACGACGAACCAGCTATCCGGTTTGGTTGCGAACGAGAGCACGTATCGCCTCAAGCTGGGCTGTCGTTGTACGGTCCGCGATTCGTTGAGGACGATCACCAGCACCCATCGACGGTGCGAGTTGGGTTCATTGGTTCTGGCAAGTCGATTGGGTTAGCCGAGCAATGGATTAGCGATTGTGCCGATGGCGTCGCTGGCGATGGCGTCAACTTGGATTTCCCTGGCTACAAAGAAGACCGAGGTTTTTATTCGCGTTTGTCCATGTCAACGAAGTGGCGCGAAAAAATTACGGCAAATGAGATTGCTGCGATCAGCTCTCTAAAGTTCAGACGCGATCGATTCGAGCAAGCATTGCGACTAATATCCGAAAAGGCTCACTACCTCAGCGAACTGGATTCCGAACCACAGGTGTTAGTTCTTGCATTGCCTGATGATCTCCTGGCACACTGCAAGACCGTTGAGTACAAGGATCCCGACGCTGGAAGAGTGCATCGAGATTTTCGGCGGGCGTTGAAGGCGGAGTTGATGCGATATCGGATCCCAACGCAAATCCTGCTGCAGCACACGACAGAGGCAACGCCAGTTTCACGAAACGTTGATCACAAGTCTCGGTGCGCTTGGAATTTCTTCACCGGAATGCACTACAAGGTCGGCGCTGCCCCGTGGGGGCCAATCATGGACTCAGCTGGATCACTGTTCATTGGAATCAGTTTTTTCAAGGCATTGGGAACACAGCAGGGTACGATCCGAACCAGCGTTGCCCAGGCATTTGACGAACGCGGCGAAGGTATCGTTCTACGCGGAAAAAGCTTCGAGTGGGATGAGAGTGCCAATGGAAGAAGTCCGCACCTCAATGAAGACCAAGCTAAGCAATTGATTGACGATGCGGTGAAGCGCTACAGCCGGGAAACCGGTCACTCTCCAAAGCGTATTGTCATACACAAGAGCTCTGAGTACTGGCCGGGCGAATTGCTTGGATTTCGCAGGGCTCTCGAATCGGTCCGTGAGCACGATCTGGTTTCGTTTCGTTACAACGATCGGATACGTCTGTTGCGGCAAGCGAGCTATCCAGTGTTAAGGGGAACTCAGTTCACTGTTGGTTCCCGTACATTTCTTTACACAACCGGCTACATTCCAAGCCTTCGGCGTTTTCCACATGGTCACGTTCCGTCACCGCTTGAGATTTCAGAACACCACGGTGACTCTTCCATGGAGGAAATTTGCCGTGAAATCATGTCCCTAACGAAACTGAACTGGAATTCATCCTTCTTCGCTTCGACAGAACCGATCACCTTGAAGTTTTCAAGAAGTGTTGGCGGAGTGATGAAAGAGATGTTAGACGGCTTCGAGCCGAGGCCACAGTTCAAATACTACATTTAG
- a CDS encoding helix-turn-helix domain-containing protein — translation MNAFGDRIRELRKSKGYSLRKLAPLVGVGFSYLSKVERGRLDFDGSPSESLIHRLADVLEADEDELLLLARHLPQKMADRIFEQPEVFRVLANCDQKQLRSLVKRVEKTAGH, via the coding sequence ATGAATGCATTCGGTGACCGAATTCGCGAGTTGCGCAAATCGAAGGGTTACTCGCTGCGCAAACTCGCTCCGCTGGTCGGCGTCGGCTTCTCGTACCTCAGCAAAGTTGAGCGAGGCCGACTCGACTTCGACGGTTCGCCGTCGGAGTCACTGATCCACCGCTTGGCCGATGTGCTGGAAGCGGACGAAGACGAATTGCTTCTCTTAGCCCGCCATCTACCGCAGAAAATGGCAGATCGCATCTTCGAGCAGCCTGAAGTGTTTCGAGTCCTCGCTAATTGCGATCAGAAGCAACTTAGATCGCTTGTAAAGCGGGTCGAAAAAACAGCCGGGCATTAG
- a CDS encoding class I SAM-dependent DNA methyltransferase — translation MNAVEIEEAVSKLVEAAFDAAEFPYAFLEAFGNKDATIKRLRSVGKNTTNKSDVEGDGVVAVLQRNNIHIASCDGGGSDVVADLLGKLTDSAATAKHKAKFALATDGDTVHAVSLNSDEPPLVCEFRDLDDHFGYFLELAGISTVRQIRENAFDIKATGRLNRLYVELLRNNPDWDGDKRREELNHFFARLIFCFFAEDTGIFHEKDLFTETVRQMSETSGANTHWVLAELFRAMDVPIKDRDAANLRPFASQFPYVNGGLFGGGTSEGDVPKFTQIARSYLLHIGSLDWTRINPDIFGSMIQAVADDEERGALGMHYTSVPNILKVLNPLFLDDLHEKLKEAGNNARKLLNLRKRLARIRVFDPACGSGNFLVIAYKQMRAIESEINILRGEPERASDIPLTNFRGIELRHFAVEVARLALIIAEYQCDELYRGQRLALAEFLPLNKENWITHGNALRLDWLKVCPPTGTGGIKLTEDDLFQTPLEQPEIDFENEGGETYICGNPPYLGSTWQTTTQKEELGHIFSKRTKQWKSLDYVAGWFMKAADYGEKTESVTAFVSTNSICQGQQVALLWPLIQNRNHRIAFAHTSFKWANLASHNAGVTVVIVGLSTPSSRPKTLYSIGDGGEDIGRVVPNINAYLVPADDVIVEKRRTPISQLATIEAGGKPVDGGHLLLSCDEKRTLVRESEEAESLILRVLGAEEYTNGKIRHCLWISDEVAEYAKSISAVGRRISAVAQMRSESPKAATQRAAATPHRFDEVKQTGRERIGLIPTLTSESREYIPVGLLPPGTVVTNLAFAIYEPSLAEVALLNSKLHFIWIATVCGKFKTDYRFSNVLGWNTFPVPPLSDQNKSDLTRCAEDILLAREAHWPATIAELYDPDKMPGDLRAAHDRNDQTLERIYIGRRFKNDTERLETLFRMYTELTTGNAK, via the coding sequence TTGAACGCAGTTGAGATTGAGGAGGCAGTCAGCAAGCTGGTTGAAGCAGCGTTTGATGCGGCGGAGTTTCCGTATGCGTTCCTGGAGGCGTTCGGGAACAAAGACGCGACGATCAAGCGTCTGCGCAGCGTTGGAAAGAACACCACTAACAAGTCCGATGTCGAGGGCGATGGCGTGGTTGCTGTGCTGCAACGAAACAACATTCACATCGCCAGTTGCGATGGCGGCGGTTCTGATGTGGTCGCAGATTTGCTGGGTAAGTTGACCGACAGTGCGGCGACGGCGAAGCACAAGGCGAAGTTTGCTCTGGCGACCGACGGTGATACGGTCCATGCGGTGAGTTTGAATTCCGACGAACCACCGTTGGTTTGCGAGTTCAGAGATCTTGACGATCACTTTGGCTATTTCCTGGAATTGGCCGGCATCTCGACTGTTCGGCAGATCCGTGAAAATGCGTTCGATATCAAGGCAACCGGGCGGCTGAACCGGTTGTATGTCGAGCTACTGCGGAACAATCCCGATTGGGACGGTGACAAACGCCGAGAAGAACTCAATCATTTCTTTGCTCGCCTGATCTTTTGCTTCTTTGCCGAGGACACCGGCATCTTTCACGAAAAGGATCTGTTTACTGAAACGGTTCGCCAGATGAGCGAAACGAGTGGCGCGAACACGCATTGGGTTTTGGCCGAGTTGTTTCGGGCGATGGACGTTCCGATAAAGGATCGCGACGCGGCGAACCTTCGTCCGTTCGCGAGCCAGTTTCCCTATGTCAACGGTGGGTTGTTCGGCGGCGGCACCAGCGAAGGCGACGTTCCTAAGTTCACCCAAATCGCTCGCTCGTATTTGCTACACATCGGTTCGCTCGATTGGACGCGAATCAACCCGGACATCTTTGGTTCGATGATCCAGGCCGTTGCCGATGATGAGGAGCGTGGGGCACTGGGCATGCACTACACCAGCGTGCCGAACATTCTCAAAGTGCTCAATCCACTTTTCCTCGACGACCTGCATGAGAAACTGAAAGAGGCCGGCAACAACGCTCGCAAGTTGTTGAATCTTCGCAAGCGTCTGGCCCGCATCCGCGTGTTCGATCCGGCATGCGGCAGCGGCAACTTTCTGGTCATCGCGTACAAACAGATGCGTGCGATCGAATCGGAGATCAACATTCTTCGCGGCGAACCCGAACGGGCGTCGGATATTCCGCTCACAAACTTCCGTGGTATCGAGCTGCGGCACTTCGCCGTCGAAGTTGCTCGACTGGCGTTGATCATCGCCGAATACCAATGCGACGAACTCTATCGTGGCCAGCGATTAGCACTCGCCGAGTTTCTGCCGCTCAATAAAGAGAACTGGATCACGCACGGCAATGCGCTGCGTCTGGATTGGTTGAAGGTATGCCCACCGACAGGCACCGGTGGAATCAAGTTGACTGAAGACGACCTGTTTCAGACGCCATTGGAGCAACCGGAGATTGATTTCGAGAATGAAGGCGGGGAGACATACATCTGTGGGAACCCGCCGTATTTAGGGTCAACTTGGCAAACGACAACACAAAAGGAAGAGCTCGGTCATATCTTCTCGAAACGAACGAAACAGTGGAAGTCGCTCGACTACGTCGCGGGTTGGTTTATGAAGGCCGCCGACTATGGCGAGAAGACTGAGTCAGTCACGGCATTTGTTTCCACCAATTCCATCTGCCAAGGGCAGCAGGTGGCACTACTCTGGCCGCTAATACAAAACCGGAATCATCGAATCGCGTTTGCGCACACGTCGTTCAAATGGGCGAACCTTGCATCGCACAATGCTGGTGTTACGGTGGTCATCGTCGGGTTGTCAACACCTTCGTCGAGACCTAAGACTCTTTATTCGATTGGAGATGGCGGCGAAGATATTGGGCGTGTCGTTCCTAATATCAACGCCTACCTCGTTCCAGCGGACGATGTCATCGTTGAGAAGCGAAGAACCCCTATTAGCCAGCTTGCAACGATCGAAGCCGGCGGGAAACCAGTTGATGGCGGACACCTGCTGTTGTCATGTGACGAAAAGCGAACGCTGGTTCGAGAATCGGAAGAAGCCGAATCGCTCATCTTGCGAGTTCTGGGTGCAGAGGAATACACCAACGGAAAGATCCGACACTGCCTTTGGATTTCGGATGAGGTTGCTGAATATGCCAAGAGCATTTCAGCAGTAGGCAGAAGGATTTCTGCGGTCGCTCAGATGCGATCTGAAAGCCCGAAGGCCGCCACGCAGCGGGCTGCGGCAACACCACATCGCTTCGATGAGGTTAAACAGACAGGTCGTGAACGAATCGGGTTGATCCCCACGCTCACCTCGGAAAGTCGTGAATACATTCCAGTTGGACTGCTGCCTCCTGGAACAGTCGTTACCAATCTAGCCTTCGCAATATACGAACCCTCGCTCGCAGAAGTTGCTTTGCTCAATTCAAAACTGCACTTCATCTGGATCGCGACCGTATGCGGCAAATTTAAGACAGACTACCGGTTTTCAAATGTTCTCGGGTGGAACACATTCCCAGTCCCGCCCCTCTCGGATCAAAACAAGTCCGACCTCACCCGCTGCGCCGAAGACATCTTGCTGGCTCGCGAGGCTCATTGGCCGGCGACGATTGCGGAGTTGTATGACCCGGACAAGATGCCCGGTGACCTGCGAGCCGCTCATGATCGTAACGACCAAACACTCGAACGCATCTACATCGGTCGCCGCTTTAAGAACGACACCGAACGGCTCGAAACGCTATTTCGGATGTACACCGAGTTGACGACGGGGAACGCGAAATGA